A single Hippocampus zosterae strain Florida chromosome 1, ASM2543408v3, whole genome shotgun sequence DNA region contains:
- the sh3rf2 gene encoding E3 ubiquitin-protein ligase SH3RF2 isoform X1, with protein METLAIKALLECPLCYEQLDASAKVLPCQHTFCKACLQKQEAAHSQMFCPECRAPIRVRTVEELPANILLVRLMEDLQGSAGPSRNSRYAVPFARSSGTVRDGHYRELQGHKEAPQVFSRTSMHNQQGDSEGDQILTHINGITPKHRLTVGDDWLHRHISDNSGTSVTAGTPHGANQTLQMLPHHQSLPLCRTLCDFSPKEMNVDSGDLCLTFRKGDILTVIRRVDEHWIEAKLGDRVGICPLQFTELNSVATKLLEGKNPRRSDSAEFQHRTGSRSKDKAPEASVRIANQRVTQVPATTPLTTTLVPSKPHKQPKNSSSNFSRAPAIEENHISGFNLQRRSHRSSVRTPARGHAHPSRVNSQRVRRHSDGPHRLLLLSEKMANETPPNISMALSNLHISSASADSKSSNTQQLSISVCAVLYSYKPQRPEELELRKGEMVGVYGKFKEGWLRGLSLRTGKVGILPSNYITPVLRTSARLLETKAASASSQHNAAAAKKHTTARNPAVVLAPDRVNTDGVLYSAGQVPHVPNGAQHAMSSTGAGKASFYGSTPGWETVRRLFNPHRVSNPLSHSSNLNVPSNSEHFAQVQASGYSPALPRKKNGGTGSNSGRPAGWMSEPTALSAVQLSKDRDFGTLHETGTYQHERHPSSGPHSILVRPDSHKSTVDKPAKSVRFLTDEDPSPPRLRTSSWSSGSQVPSNFAPAPPPLEVWAPSLTLGRDGPGIILKDGKAPTLRKGMETVLSDLNSNPQKTMSSQPSPSTMSAQFSPTRHRVNSTHLAQTDSELSLLQGELVLVHRPRPDGRVLITQETSGQTGLFHSSILHALERLT; from the exons ATGGAGACGCTCGCCATAAAGGCCTTGCTGGAGTGCCCTCTTTGTTACGAGCAGCTGGATGCATCAGCTAAGGTGCTGCCCTGCCAACACACTTTCTGTAAGGCCTGCTTGCAGAAGCAGGAGGCGGCACACTCGCAGATGTTCTGCCCAGAATGCAGAGCTCCCATCAGGGTCCGGACAGTGGAGGAGCTACCCGCGAACATCCTGCTGGTGCGGCTCATGGAGGATTTACAGGGATCAGCGGGGCCAAGCCGGAACTCGCGCTACGCTGTACCCTTTGCCAGGAGCAGTGGGACTGTCAGGGATGGTCATTACAGGGAGCTGCAAGGCCACAAAGAG gCTCCCCAGGTGTTTTCAAGAACTTCAATGCACAACCAGCAAGGAGATTCAGAAGGAGACCAGATCCTCACCCACATTAACGGCATCACGCCAAAACACAGACTGACAGTGGGTGACGACTGGCTCCATAGACACATTAGCGACAACAGTGGCACATCCGTCACTGCCGGCACACCGCACGGCGCCAACCAGACGCTGCAAATGCTCCCTCACCACCAGTCGCTGCCTCTTTGTCGAACACTGTGTGACTTTAGTCCCAAAGAGATGAATGTGGACAGCGGTGATCTTTGTCTAACCTTCCGGAAG GGTGACATTCTCACTGTCATCAGAAGGGTGGATGAACACTGGATTGAAGCCAAGCTGGGCGACAGGGTAGGAATTTGCCCTCTACAGTTTACCGAG CTAAACTCGGTGGCAACCAAACTGCTGGAAGGAAAGAATCCGCGAAGGAGTGACTCAGCAGAATTTCAACATCGTACCGGAAGCAGGAGCAAAGACAAGGCCCCAGAGGCATCCGTCAGGATCGCAAACCAGAGAGTCACGCAGGTTCCCGCAACGACTCCTCTTACCACCACTTTGGTCCCCTCCAAGCCTCACAAACAGCccaaaaacagcagcagcaacttttcccgaGCGCCCGCCATAGAGGAAAACCACATCAGCGGCTTCAACCTCCAGCGACGGTCACACCGCTCCTCCGTGCGCACCCCCGCTCGTGGACACGCGCATCCTTCGAGAGTTAACTCTCAGCGAGTTCGACGCCACTCTGACGGCCCGCACAGGCTCCTGTTACTG agTGAGAAGATGGCCAACGAGACTCCACCCAACATCTCAATGGCTCTGTCAAACCTGCACATTTCATCCGCTTCTGCAGACAGCAAAAGCTCAAACACGCAGCAGCTCTCAATCAGTGT GTGTGCCGTGCTGTACTCCTATAAGCCGCAACGCCCAGAGGAGCTGGAGCTGAGGAAAGGCGAGATGGTAGGAGTGTACGGCAAGTTCAAAGAAGGCTGGCTGCGTGGGTTGTCTCTCCGAACGGGCAAAGTGGGCATCCTGCCCAGCAACTACATCACTCCTGTGCTCAG AACGTCAGCCAGACTCCTGGAGACCAAAGCGGCCAGTGCATCGTCACAGCACAACGCAGCAGcggcaaaaaaacacacaactgcCAGGAATCCCGCTGTGGTCCTTGCTCCTGATAGGGTAAATACTGATGGGGTGTTGTACTCAGCAGGACAGGTCCCACATGTGCCAAATGGAGCGCAGCACGCAATGTCATCCACAGGCGCTGGAAAAGCATCTTTCTATGGCAGCACGCCAGGTTGGGAGACAGTTAGGCGACTATTTAACCCACACAGAG TATCCAATCCTTTAAGCCATTCGTCCAATTTGAATGTACCCTCCAACTCGGAGCACTTTGCTCAAGTTCAGGCATCCGGCTACTCTCCCGCCCTGCCGAGAAAGAAAAACGGTGGAACTGGATCGAACTCTGGAAGACCAGCCGGTTGGATGAGTGAGCCAACAGCGCTATCTGCTGTCCAGCTGTCAAAAGACAGGGACTTTGGCACTTTACACGAGACCGGGACTTATCAGCATGAGCGGCATCCGTCCAGTGGCCCTCACTCAATTCTTGTCAGACCCGATTCACATAAGAGCACTGTAGACAAG CCTGCCAAGTCAGTGCGCTTCCTCACTGATGAAGACCCCTCACCTCCACGACTACGGACCTCCTCCTGGTCTTCTGGAAGCCAGGTTCCGTCCAACTTCGCCCCGGCACCTCCTCCACTTGAAGTATGGGCACCATCACTCACCTTGGGTAGAGACGGGCCTGGAATAATCCTCAAAGACGGAAAAGCTCCAACTCTCAGGAAAGGCATGGAGACTGTACTCTCAGATCTAAATTCAAACCCGCAAAAAACAATGTCATCGCAGCCGTCGCCATCAACTATGTCAGCTCAGTTCAGCCCCACCAG ACACAGAGTGAATTCAACTCATCTCGCTCAGACAGACTCTGAGCTAAGTCTGCTCCAAGGAGAGCTGGTCCTGGTCCACAGACCTCGACCTGACGGCCGTGTTCTGATTACCCAGGAGACTAGCGGACAGACGGGCCTGTTTCATAGTAGTATTCTTCATGCTCTGGAGAGGCTCACTTGA
- the sh3rf2 gene encoding E3 ubiquitin-protein ligase SH3RF1 isoform X3, whose amino-acid sequence METLAIKALLECPLCYEQLDASAKVLPCQHTFCKACLQKQEAAHSQMFCPECRAPIRVRTVEELPANILLVRLMEDLQGSAGPSRNSRYAVPFARSSGTVRDGHYRELQGHKEAPQVFSRTSMHNQQGDSEGDQILTHINGITPKHRLTVGDDWLHRHISDNSGTSVTAGTPHGANQTLQMLPHHQSLPLCRTLCDFSPKEMNVDSGDLCLTFRKGDILTVIRRVDEHWIEAKLGDRVGICPLQFTELNSVATKLLEGKNPRRSDSAEFQHRTGSRSKDKAPEASVRIANQRVTQVPATTPLTTTLVPSKPHKQPKNSSSNFSRAPAIEENHISGFNLQRRSHRSSVRTPARGHAHPSRVNSQRVRRHSDGPHRLLLLSEKMANETPPNISMALSNLHISSASADSKSSNTQQLSISVCAVLYSYKPQRPEELELRKGEMVGVYGKFKEGWLRGLSLRTGKVGILPSNYITPVLRTSARLLETKAASASSQHNAAAAKKHTTARNPAVVLAPDRPAKSVRFLTDEDPSPPRLRTSSWSSGSQVPSNFAPAPPPLEVWAPSLTLGRDGPGIILKDGKAPTLRKGMETVLSDLNSNPQKTMSSQPSPSTMSAQFSPTRHRVNSTHLAQTDSELSLLQGELVLVHRPRPDGRVLITQETSGQTGLFHSSILHALERLT is encoded by the exons ATGGAGACGCTCGCCATAAAGGCCTTGCTGGAGTGCCCTCTTTGTTACGAGCAGCTGGATGCATCAGCTAAGGTGCTGCCCTGCCAACACACTTTCTGTAAGGCCTGCTTGCAGAAGCAGGAGGCGGCACACTCGCAGATGTTCTGCCCAGAATGCAGAGCTCCCATCAGGGTCCGGACAGTGGAGGAGCTACCCGCGAACATCCTGCTGGTGCGGCTCATGGAGGATTTACAGGGATCAGCGGGGCCAAGCCGGAACTCGCGCTACGCTGTACCCTTTGCCAGGAGCAGTGGGACTGTCAGGGATGGTCATTACAGGGAGCTGCAAGGCCACAAAGAG gCTCCCCAGGTGTTTTCAAGAACTTCAATGCACAACCAGCAAGGAGATTCAGAAGGAGACCAGATCCTCACCCACATTAACGGCATCACGCCAAAACACAGACTGACAGTGGGTGACGACTGGCTCCATAGACACATTAGCGACAACAGTGGCACATCCGTCACTGCCGGCACACCGCACGGCGCCAACCAGACGCTGCAAATGCTCCCTCACCACCAGTCGCTGCCTCTTTGTCGAACACTGTGTGACTTTAGTCCCAAAGAGATGAATGTGGACAGCGGTGATCTTTGTCTAACCTTCCGGAAG GGTGACATTCTCACTGTCATCAGAAGGGTGGATGAACACTGGATTGAAGCCAAGCTGGGCGACAGGGTAGGAATTTGCCCTCTACAGTTTACCGAG CTAAACTCGGTGGCAACCAAACTGCTGGAAGGAAAGAATCCGCGAAGGAGTGACTCAGCAGAATTTCAACATCGTACCGGAAGCAGGAGCAAAGACAAGGCCCCAGAGGCATCCGTCAGGATCGCAAACCAGAGAGTCACGCAGGTTCCCGCAACGACTCCTCTTACCACCACTTTGGTCCCCTCCAAGCCTCACAAACAGCccaaaaacagcagcagcaacttttcccgaGCGCCCGCCATAGAGGAAAACCACATCAGCGGCTTCAACCTCCAGCGACGGTCACACCGCTCCTCCGTGCGCACCCCCGCTCGTGGACACGCGCATCCTTCGAGAGTTAACTCTCAGCGAGTTCGACGCCACTCTGACGGCCCGCACAGGCTCCTGTTACTG agTGAGAAGATGGCCAACGAGACTCCACCCAACATCTCAATGGCTCTGTCAAACCTGCACATTTCATCCGCTTCTGCAGACAGCAAAAGCTCAAACACGCAGCAGCTCTCAATCAGTGT GTGTGCCGTGCTGTACTCCTATAAGCCGCAACGCCCAGAGGAGCTGGAGCTGAGGAAAGGCGAGATGGTAGGAGTGTACGGCAAGTTCAAAGAAGGCTGGCTGCGTGGGTTGTCTCTCCGAACGGGCAAAGTGGGCATCCTGCCCAGCAACTACATCACTCCTGTGCTCAG AACGTCAGCCAGACTCCTGGAGACCAAAGCGGCCAGTGCATCGTCACAGCACAACGCAGCAGcggcaaaaaaacacacaactgcCAGGAATCCCGCTGTGGTCCTTGCTCCTGATAGG CCTGCCAAGTCAGTGCGCTTCCTCACTGATGAAGACCCCTCACCTCCACGACTACGGACCTCCTCCTGGTCTTCTGGAAGCCAGGTTCCGTCCAACTTCGCCCCGGCACCTCCTCCACTTGAAGTATGGGCACCATCACTCACCTTGGGTAGAGACGGGCCTGGAATAATCCTCAAAGACGGAAAAGCTCCAACTCTCAGGAAAGGCATGGAGACTGTACTCTCAGATCTAAATTCAAACCCGCAAAAAACAATGTCATCGCAGCCGTCGCCATCAACTATGTCAGCTCAGTTCAGCCCCACCAG ACACAGAGTGAATTCAACTCATCTCGCTCAGACAGACTCTGAGCTAAGTCTGCTCCAAGGAGAGCTGGTCCTGGTCCACAGACCTCGACCTGACGGCCGTGTTCTGATTACCCAGGAGACTAGCGGACAGACGGGCCTGTTTCATAGTAGTATTCTTCATGCTCTGGAGAGGCTCACTTGA
- the sh3rf2 gene encoding E3 ubiquitin-protein ligase SH3RF2 isoform X2, with translation METLAIKALLECPLCYEQLDASAKVLPCQHTFCKACLQKQEAAHSQMFCPECRAPIRVRTVEELPANILLVRLMEDLQGSAGPSRNSRYAVPFARSSGTVRDGHYRELQGHKEVFSRTSMHNQQGDSEGDQILTHINGITPKHRLTVGDDWLHRHISDNSGTSVTAGTPHGANQTLQMLPHHQSLPLCRTLCDFSPKEMNVDSGDLCLTFRKGDILTVIRRVDEHWIEAKLGDRVGICPLQFTELNSVATKLLEGKNPRRSDSAEFQHRTGSRSKDKAPEASVRIANQRVTQVPATTPLTTTLVPSKPHKQPKNSSSNFSRAPAIEENHISGFNLQRRSHRSSVRTPARGHAHPSRVNSQRVRRHSDGPHRLLLLSEKMANETPPNISMALSNLHISSASADSKSSNTQQLSISVCAVLYSYKPQRPEELELRKGEMVGVYGKFKEGWLRGLSLRTGKVGILPSNYITPVLRTSARLLETKAASASSQHNAAAAKKHTTARNPAVVLAPDRVNTDGVLYSAGQVPHVPNGAQHAMSSTGAGKASFYGSTPGWETVRRLFNPHRVSNPLSHSSNLNVPSNSEHFAQVQASGYSPALPRKKNGGTGSNSGRPAGWMSEPTALSAVQLSKDRDFGTLHETGTYQHERHPSSGPHSILVRPDSHKSTVDKPAKSVRFLTDEDPSPPRLRTSSWSSGSQVPSNFAPAPPPLEVWAPSLTLGRDGPGIILKDGKAPTLRKGMETVLSDLNSNPQKTMSSQPSPSTMSAQFSPTRHRVNSTHLAQTDSELSLLQGELVLVHRPRPDGRVLITQETSGQTGLFHSSILHALERLT, from the exons ATGGAGACGCTCGCCATAAAGGCCTTGCTGGAGTGCCCTCTTTGTTACGAGCAGCTGGATGCATCAGCTAAGGTGCTGCCCTGCCAACACACTTTCTGTAAGGCCTGCTTGCAGAAGCAGGAGGCGGCACACTCGCAGATGTTCTGCCCAGAATGCAGAGCTCCCATCAGGGTCCGGACAGTGGAGGAGCTACCCGCGAACATCCTGCTGGTGCGGCTCATGGAGGATTTACAGGGATCAGCGGGGCCAAGCCGGAACTCGCGCTACGCTGTACCCTTTGCCAGGAGCAGTGGGACTGTCAGGGATGGTCATTACAGGGAGCTGCAAGGCCACAAAGAG GTGTTTTCAAGAACTTCAATGCACAACCAGCAAGGAGATTCAGAAGGAGACCAGATCCTCACCCACATTAACGGCATCACGCCAAAACACAGACTGACAGTGGGTGACGACTGGCTCCATAGACACATTAGCGACAACAGTGGCACATCCGTCACTGCCGGCACACCGCACGGCGCCAACCAGACGCTGCAAATGCTCCCTCACCACCAGTCGCTGCCTCTTTGTCGAACACTGTGTGACTTTAGTCCCAAAGAGATGAATGTGGACAGCGGTGATCTTTGTCTAACCTTCCGGAAG GGTGACATTCTCACTGTCATCAGAAGGGTGGATGAACACTGGATTGAAGCCAAGCTGGGCGACAGGGTAGGAATTTGCCCTCTACAGTTTACCGAG CTAAACTCGGTGGCAACCAAACTGCTGGAAGGAAAGAATCCGCGAAGGAGTGACTCAGCAGAATTTCAACATCGTACCGGAAGCAGGAGCAAAGACAAGGCCCCAGAGGCATCCGTCAGGATCGCAAACCAGAGAGTCACGCAGGTTCCCGCAACGACTCCTCTTACCACCACTTTGGTCCCCTCCAAGCCTCACAAACAGCccaaaaacagcagcagcaacttttcccgaGCGCCCGCCATAGAGGAAAACCACATCAGCGGCTTCAACCTCCAGCGACGGTCACACCGCTCCTCCGTGCGCACCCCCGCTCGTGGACACGCGCATCCTTCGAGAGTTAACTCTCAGCGAGTTCGACGCCACTCTGACGGCCCGCACAGGCTCCTGTTACTG agTGAGAAGATGGCCAACGAGACTCCACCCAACATCTCAATGGCTCTGTCAAACCTGCACATTTCATCCGCTTCTGCAGACAGCAAAAGCTCAAACACGCAGCAGCTCTCAATCAGTGT GTGTGCCGTGCTGTACTCCTATAAGCCGCAACGCCCAGAGGAGCTGGAGCTGAGGAAAGGCGAGATGGTAGGAGTGTACGGCAAGTTCAAAGAAGGCTGGCTGCGTGGGTTGTCTCTCCGAACGGGCAAAGTGGGCATCCTGCCCAGCAACTACATCACTCCTGTGCTCAG AACGTCAGCCAGACTCCTGGAGACCAAAGCGGCCAGTGCATCGTCACAGCACAACGCAGCAGcggcaaaaaaacacacaactgcCAGGAATCCCGCTGTGGTCCTTGCTCCTGATAGGGTAAATACTGATGGGGTGTTGTACTCAGCAGGACAGGTCCCACATGTGCCAAATGGAGCGCAGCACGCAATGTCATCCACAGGCGCTGGAAAAGCATCTTTCTATGGCAGCACGCCAGGTTGGGAGACAGTTAGGCGACTATTTAACCCACACAGAG TATCCAATCCTTTAAGCCATTCGTCCAATTTGAATGTACCCTCCAACTCGGAGCACTTTGCTCAAGTTCAGGCATCCGGCTACTCTCCCGCCCTGCCGAGAAAGAAAAACGGTGGAACTGGATCGAACTCTGGAAGACCAGCCGGTTGGATGAGTGAGCCAACAGCGCTATCTGCTGTCCAGCTGTCAAAAGACAGGGACTTTGGCACTTTACACGAGACCGGGACTTATCAGCATGAGCGGCATCCGTCCAGTGGCCCTCACTCAATTCTTGTCAGACCCGATTCACATAAGAGCACTGTAGACAAG CCTGCCAAGTCAGTGCGCTTCCTCACTGATGAAGACCCCTCACCTCCACGACTACGGACCTCCTCCTGGTCTTCTGGAAGCCAGGTTCCGTCCAACTTCGCCCCGGCACCTCCTCCACTTGAAGTATGGGCACCATCACTCACCTTGGGTAGAGACGGGCCTGGAATAATCCTCAAAGACGGAAAAGCTCCAACTCTCAGGAAAGGCATGGAGACTGTACTCTCAGATCTAAATTCAAACCCGCAAAAAACAATGTCATCGCAGCCGTCGCCATCAACTATGTCAGCTCAGTTCAGCCCCACCAG ACACAGAGTGAATTCAACTCATCTCGCTCAGACAGACTCTGAGCTAAGTCTGCTCCAAGGAGAGCTGGTCCTGGTCCACAGACCTCGACCTGACGGCCGTGTTCTGATTACCCAGGAGACTAGCGGACAGACGGGCCTGTTTCATAGTAGTATTCTTCATGCTCTGGAGAGGCTCACTTGA